One Bacillus sp. 1780r2a1 DNA segment encodes these proteins:
- a CDS encoding putative sporulation protein YtxC — protein sequence MRIFFKYEKEAIGIYRSLCAKRSALSYAPQCFKLVNSQLLVIDVTYNRDEIVHDMLIPVLTDFILGQKEESILSEILTQKFFYTDSQELQLIIDMVYHIVEGEKEDVPKQDFSMPKELLIREALQDFLVNNVTFTFESFLQFRLKNYRSRLQYYVEIAIDEYKLEYEYQMFVEQLRQVILTEEANCEAIHVVYSQESEFQLYDENFTLLTANQRQHLAEEFMKKNESLYIDPSVIAPLITLSPEHIYIYSDREHTHDFIYTIQNLFQERVIICTKQEATFLKKENLT from the coding sequence GTGAGAATTTTCTTTAAGTATGAGAAAGAAGCAATTGGTATTTACAGGTCTCTATGCGCGAAACGAAGCGCTTTATCATATGCTCCGCAATGCTTTAAACTTGTGAACAGTCAGCTTCTAGTAATTGACGTGACATATAATCGAGACGAAATTGTACACGATATGCTAATCCCAGTATTGACAGATTTTATATTAGGGCAGAAAGAAGAGTCCATTTTAAGTGAGATTTTGACACAGAAATTTTTTTATACAGATTCACAAGAGCTACAGCTTATTATAGACATGGTCTATCATATTGTAGAGGGTGAGAAAGAGGATGTACCAAAACAGGATTTTTCAATGCCGAAAGAGCTATTAATTAGAGAAGCGCTGCAAGATTTCTTAGTGAACAACGTTACGTTTACATTTGAGTCCTTTCTCCAGTTTCGATTAAAGAATTATCGATCTCGCTTACAATACTATGTAGAAATCGCTATTGATGAATATAAACTAGAATATGAATATCAAATGTTTGTTGAACAGCTCAGACAAGTTATTTTAACGGAAGAGGCAAACTGCGAAGCAATACATGTTGTGTATTCACAAGAAAGTGAATTTCAACTCTATGATGAAAATTTTACATTGTTAACAGCAAATCAGCGTCAACATTTAGCTGAGGAATTTATGAAAAAGAATGAGTCGTTATACATAGATCCATCCGTTATAGCGCCTCTCATTACGCTATCTCCAGAGCATATTTATATTTATAGTGATCGTGAGCATACACATGATTTCATTTATACCATTCAAAACCTTTTCCAAGAGCGAGTAATCATATGTACAAAACAAGAAGCCACATTTTTAAAAAAAGAGAATCTGACTTGA
- the dnaI gene encoding primosomal protein DnaI, with protein sequence MKSINDSLNKLANNQGFKERFETLKSEVLSDRNVQDFLRKNRDQLDEGIVERGLIKMHEFKGQSKECQDCPSLQSCVNMIKGYHPKLSIDGKNIDVTYERCPRKVTEDERKEQESFIQCLYVPKDILSASMSEIEIEQGRLEAIKLVRDFVREYEPNKKMKALYLHGSFGVGKTYFLGAIANALAEKKVKSTIVYVPEFLRELKGSFQDKTFNEKIEYVKKVPVLMLDDLGAESVTSWMRDDVLGTILQFRMLENLPTFFTSNLNFQQMKHHLTYTQKGEEEELKAARIMERIKTLATPVKVEGENKRNK encoded by the coding sequence ATGAAGTCAATCAATGATTCACTAAACAAATTAGCGAATAATCAAGGTTTTAAGGAACGATTTGAAACGTTAAAATCAGAAGTACTTTCTGATCGTAATGTCCAAGATTTTTTAAGGAAGAATCGGGATCAATTGGATGAAGGTATTGTAGAACGTGGTCTTATTAAGATGCATGAGTTTAAAGGGCAGAGCAAAGAGTGTCAAGACTGTCCATCTTTACAAAGCTGCGTTAATATGATTAAAGGCTATCATCCAAAGCTTTCCATTGATGGTAAGAATATTGATGTAACTTATGAGCGCTGTCCTAGAAAAGTAACTGAAGATGAACGCAAAGAGCAAGAGTCATTTATTCAGTGTCTTTATGTACCGAAAGATATTTTGAGCGCTTCCATGTCAGAGATTGAAATTGAGCAAGGCCGGCTTGAAGCTATTAAGTTAGTGCGAGATTTTGTCAGGGAGTATGAACCTAATAAAAAGATGAAAGCTCTTTATCTACATGGGTCTTTCGGTGTTGGGAAAACCTACTTTTTAGGTGCGATTGCTAATGCCTTAGCTGAAAAGAAAGTGAAATCAACCATTGTATATGTTCCTGAGTTCTTGCGAGAGCTTAAAGGATCTTTTCAAGATAAAACTTTTAACGAGAAGATAGAATACGTTAAAAAAGTGCCCGTCTTAATGTTAGATGACTTGGGCGCAGAATCTGTAACGAGCTGGATGCGAGACGATGTGCTGGGCACTATCCTTCAATTCCGAATGCTGGAAAATCTACCGACTTTTTTTACGTCAAATCTAAATTTTCAGCAGATGAAGCACCATTTAACGTATACACAAAAAGGTGAAGAGGAAGAGTTGAAAGCCGCGCGGATTATGGAACGAATCAAGACGTTAGCCACTCCTGTAAAGGTGGAAGGTGAAAATAAACGTAATAAATGA
- a CDS encoding replication initiation and membrane attachment family protein: MNEQHWKEIIPVDRYVVRTSGVIQEYDRKVLTTLYQPLIGTVCYGLYMTLWSELEQGRLWGAEVTHHHLMAVMQMNLKSIYQERLKLEGIGLLKTYMKEDDGGRVYIYELIPPLTPQQFFDDGVLNVYLYNRLGKNVFQKIRRYFMDPAVDQMEFKDVTRSFNDVYKSVQTTELTSSLQRENQDVFIPSKDLDYVDNSKRANITIRDAGFDFDLFLAGLTESMISKKAITIKVRSAIEKLAFLYQIDALQMKNVVLDALNENDQVDIEMLRKAARNHYQFENGEALPNLSEQVQPPLLRTMEHKEPISQEEKLIKQLEVTSPKQLLTDLSGGATPSKADLQMVEDVMFHQNLSPGVANVLIYYVMLRTDMKLSKAYVDKIAGHWARKKVKTVEEAMIIAKNEHKEYQNWAESKQATTKKKRTVRKELVPDWLKEESEEEKKPQSQKEDLDFEEEKRKLEEELKQLDLDLKKNRED, from the coding sequence ATGAATGAGCAACATTGGAAAGAAATTATTCCAGTTGACCGTTATGTTGTGAGAACGAGCGGCGTTATTCAAGAATATGATCGAAAAGTGTTAACAACTCTCTATCAACCGTTAATTGGAACCGTGTGCTATGGCTTATATATGACGTTATGGAGTGAACTAGAGCAAGGGCGCTTGTGGGGAGCAGAAGTAACGCATCATCATCTAATGGCCGTTATGCAAATGAACTTAAAATCCATTTATCAAGAGCGATTAAAGCTTGAGGGAATTGGCTTATTAAAAACCTATATGAAAGAAGATGACGGGGGAAGAGTTTATATTTATGAGTTAATTCCTCCATTAACACCACAACAGTTCTTTGATGATGGTGTTTTAAATGTCTACTTATACAATCGATTAGGGAAAAATGTATTTCAAAAAATTAGACGATACTTTATGGACCCAGCTGTTGACCAGATGGAATTTAAAGACGTTACTCGGTCATTTAACGATGTCTATAAGTCAGTACAAACGACAGAGCTCACGTCAAGTTTACAACGAGAGAATCAAGATGTCTTCATACCAAGTAAAGATTTAGACTATGTTGATAACTCCAAAAGAGCGAATATAACGATTAGGGATGCAGGGTTTGATTTTGATTTATTTCTGGCAGGTTTAACCGAGTCCATGATTTCTAAAAAAGCCATTACAATCAAAGTAAGGTCAGCAATTGAAAAGCTGGCGTTTTTATATCAAATCGATGCTTTGCAAATGAAGAATGTTGTCTTGGACGCGCTTAATGAAAATGATCAAGTAGATATTGAAATGCTTCGAAAAGCTGCTAGAAACCATTATCAGTTTGAAAATGGTGAAGCACTGCCTAACTTAAGTGAACAAGTTCAGCCGCCGTTATTACGAACAATGGAACATAAAGAGCCTATTTCTCAAGAGGAGAAGTTAATTAAGCAGTTAGAAGTGACGTCGCCAAAGCAGCTACTGACAGACTTGTCCGGTGGAGCAACGCCTTCTAAAGCAGATTTACAAATGGTTGAAGACGTTATGTTTCATCAAAATCTTTCTCCTGGTGTTGCTAACGTACTTATTTATTATGTCATGCTAAGAACAGATATGAAGTTATCGAAAGCATATGTGGATAAAATTGCGGGGCACTGGGCTCGTAAAAAGGTAAAAACAGTGGAAGAAGCGATGATTATTGCGAAGAATGAGCATAAGGAATACCAAAATTGGGCTGAGTCTAAGCAAGCAACGACGAAGAAAAAACGAACGGTTCGTAAAGAGCTGGTCCCAGACTGGTTGAAAGAAGAGTCGGAAGAGGAAAAGAAACCTCAAAGCCAAAAAGAAGATTTAGATTTTGAAGAAGAAAAGCGGAAACTTGAAGAAGAATTAAAGCAGCTTGATTTGGACTTAAAGAAGAATCGTGAGGATTAA
- the nrdR gene encoding transcriptional regulator NrdR, protein MKCPSCQYNGTRVLDSRPVEEGRSIRRRRECENCHYRYTTFEKVEEPPLIVVKKDGAREEFSKEKILRGLIKACEKRQVSLKQLEDTVHDIESELRSQGASEVQSDVVGEMVMERLAAIDEVSYVRFASVYRQFKDINVFIDELKELIKKEKL, encoded by the coding sequence ATGAAATGTCCTTCCTGTCAGTATAATGGAACGAGAGTGTTAGACTCACGGCCTGTTGAAGAAGGTCGTTCAATTCGCAGGCGACGTGAATGCGAAAATTGTCACTACCGTTATACAACATTTGAAAAAGTAGAAGAGCCACCTTTAATCGTAGTGAAAAAAGACGGAGCGCGTGAAGAATTTAGTAAAGAGAAGATTTTACGCGGTTTGATTAAGGCATGTGAAAAAAGACAAGTTAGCTTGAAACAACTTGAAGATACTGTACATGATATTGAATCTGAACTGCGTAGTCAAGGTGCATCAGAAGTTCAGTCGGACGTTGTTGGGGAAATGGTAATGGAAAGGCTAGCTGCTATTGATGAAGTATCGTATGTACGCTTTGCCTCTGTTTATCGTCAATTTAAAGACATTAATGTCTTTATTGATGAACTAAAAGAGTTAATTAAGAAAGAAAAACTATAA
- a CDS encoding cytosolic protein codes for MGIIQKVKSVFSNHSETRDHHENPKLQTHYYKSTASQTFTQVQNLLKNMNGVEILAAYEERGEISLNVSKGRKAFVVITIISLRPFETAIDFSVTTESKVMPFDFGYSKELIIFFYKHFDQHLIAIK; via the coding sequence ATGGGGATTATTCAAAAAGTAAAGTCAGTTTTTTCGAATCATTCTGAAACTAGAGACCACCACGAGAATCCAAAGTTACAAACACATTACTATAAATCAACAGCCTCTCAAACATTTACTCAGGTGCAAAATTTATTGAAGAATATGAATGGAGTAGAGATTTTAGCTGCTTATGAAGAGCGTGGAGAGATTAGTTTAAACGTATCTAAGGGGCGAAAAGCATTTGTTGTTATTACGATTATTTCATTACGACCTTTTGAAACCGCTATCGATTTTTCGGTTACAACGGAATCAAAAGTGATGCCATTCGATTTTGGGTATAGTAAAGAATTAATCATCTTTTTTTATAAGCATTTTGATCAGCATTTGATTGCTATTAAGTAA
- the speD gene encoding adenosylmethionine decarboxylase gives METMGRHVISELWGCDFDKLNDMDYIEKTFVDAALKTGAEVREVAFHKFAPQGVSGVVIISESHLTIHSFPEHGYASIDVYTCGDLDPTIAADYIADELNAQTRETIEVPRGMGPVQVKQTKANVL, from the coding sequence ATGGAAACAATGGGTCGTCACGTTATCTCAGAATTATGGGGTTGTGATTTCGATAAGTTGAATGATATGGATTATATTGAAAAAACGTTTGTAGATGCAGCATTAAAGACTGGAGCGGAAGTTCGTGAGGTTGCTTTTCATAAGTTTGCACCTCAGGGTGTAAGTGGGGTTGTTATTATCTCAGAATCACACTTAACTATTCACAGCTTTCCAGAGCATGGATATGCAAGTATCGATGTATACACATGTGGAGACTTAGATCCAACAATCGCTGCTGACTATATTGCAGATGAACTAAATGCTCAAACACGTGAGACAATTGAAGTGCCACGTGGAATGGGTCCTGTACAAGTAAAGCAAACGAAAGCAAATGTACTTTAA
- a CDS encoding glyceraldehyde-3-phosphate dehydrogenase has protein sequence MKARIAINGFGRIGRMVFRTAIEEEKLDIVAINASYPAETLAHLIKYDSIHGPFNGEVICETDALIVNGKRIQLLDSRDPLLLPWKQLQIDLVIEATGKFNSREKAQLHIEAGAQKVVLTAPGKDEDVTIVMGVNEKVLDVHKHHIISNASCTTNCLAPVVKVLDEAFTIENGLMTTVHAYTNDQKNIDNPHKDLRRARACGQSIIPTTTGAAKALSLVLPHLSGKLHGMALRVPTPNVSLVDLVVDVRKAVTKEAVNEMFIQSAEGPLQGILAFTTEPLVSIDFNTNPHSAIIDGLSTMVMDEHKIKVLAWYDNEWGYSQRVVDLVKYITAEMIQNSKLKVG, from the coding sequence ATGAAAGCACGAATTGCAATTAATGGTTTTGGGAGAATTGGAAGAATGGTTTTTCGAACAGCAATTGAAGAGGAGAAGTTAGATATTGTTGCAATTAATGCAAGCTATCCTGCAGAAACATTAGCACATTTAATTAAATATGACTCTATTCATGGTCCATTTAATGGAGAAGTTATTTGTGAAACAGATGCGTTGATTGTAAATGGTAAAAGAATTCAACTGCTTGACTCGCGAGACCCACTCTTATTACCGTGGAAACAGTTGCAAATTGATCTAGTGATTGAAGCAACTGGGAAATTTAACTCTAGAGAAAAAGCACAGTTACATATTGAGGCTGGTGCTCAAAAAGTTGTCTTAACAGCACCTGGTAAAGATGAAGATGTCACGATTGTAATGGGGGTAAATGAAAAGGTATTGGATGTGCATAAGCACCATATTATCTCAAATGCATCTTGTACGACAAACTGCCTAGCGCCTGTTGTGAAAGTATTAGACGAAGCTTTCACCATTGAGAACGGATTGATGACAACAGTTCACGCATATACGAATGATCAAAAAAATATTGATAATCCACATAAAGATTTGCGACGCGCGCGCGCATGCGGTCAGTCCATTATCCCTACAACAACTGGGGCTGCCAAAGCATTATCGCTGGTGCTTCCTCATCTCAGTGGGAAATTACATGGTATGGCGCTGCGGGTTCCAACGCCAAATGTCTCGCTTGTCGACCTTGTTGTCGATGTTAGGAAAGCGGTAACAAAAGAAGCGGTGAATGAAATGTTTATTCAATCGGCAGAGGGTCCCTTACAAGGCATATTGGCATTTACAACAGAACCATTAGTATCAATTGATTTCAATACAAACCCTCATTCAGCAATCATTGACGGCTTATCAACGATGGTCATGGATGAACATAAAATTAAAGTATTAGCGTGGTACGATAATGAATGGGGATACTCACAAAGAGTAGTCGATTTGGTGAAATATATTACAGCAGAAATGATTCAAAATTCAAAGCTAAAAGTTGGATAA
- the coaE gene encoding dephospho-CoA kinase (Dephospho-CoA kinase (CoaE) performs the final step in coenzyme A biosynthesis.) translates to MTIVVGLTGGIASGKSTVAAIFREMSIPVIDADQIAKEVVQNGRAAYSKIVETFGKGILQEDLEINRAALGQIIFHNEQERQKLNSIVHPEVRKEMLKQKEQLIAEQYQLVVLDIPLLFESKLTYLVDQVVVVHVNELVQLERLQKRNNLSKEDALARIKSQLPLTEKAKMADFIVNNNGSIAETKEQVIKLVSKLTN, encoded by the coding sequence ATGACGATTGTTGTTGGTTTAACGGGTGGAATTGCTAGTGGAAAAAGTACGGTTGCAGCCATATTCCGTGAAATGAGTATACCGGTTATTGATGCTGATCAAATTGCAAAAGAAGTCGTTCAGAACGGTAGAGCGGCTTATAGTAAAATTGTTGAGACGTTTGGAAAAGGCATTTTACAAGAAGATTTAGAAATTAATCGTGCTGCTCTTGGTCAGATTATCTTTCATAATGAACAGGAACGTCAAAAGCTAAATTCAATTGTACACCCGGAAGTTCGAAAGGAAATGTTAAAGCAAAAAGAGCAGCTGATTGCTGAGCAATATCAGCTAGTTGTGTTGGATATTCCGCTTTTGTTTGAAAGCAAATTAACGTATCTGGTAGACCAAGTTGTTGTTGTCCATGTAAATGAACTTGTGCAGCTTGAGCGACTACAGAAGCGGAATAACCTTTCTAAAGAAGATGCATTAGCAAGAATTAAGTCTCAGCTGCCTTTAACTGAAAAGGCAAAGATGGCAGATTTTATAGTTAATAATAATGGAAGTATAGCTGAAACAAAAGAACAAGTGATAAAACTTGTATCAAAATTAACAAATTGA
- the ytaF gene encoding sporulation membrane protein YtaF, with amino-acid sequence MISLSLILVAFAVSLDSFSVGLTYGLRKLKIPFKSILIIACCSAFTLTLAMFVGKMITHLFSPAALDTIGGIIFVLLGMWILYQFFRPEDEETAKLEEKIIFKVEIKSIGLVINILKKPTTADLDKSGSITGVEALILGIALSLDAFGAGIAAALLGYSPIILAIAVAAMSFIFLTLGIQIGKWFSKLAWMRMFSFVPGVVLILMGIFRL; translated from the coding sequence ATGATTTCACTTTCTTTAATACTAGTAGCTTTTGCAGTAAGCCTAGATAGCTTCAGCGTAGGATTAACATACGGATTGAGAAAACTTAAAATTCCGTTTAAATCAATTTTAATCATTGCATGTTGTTCCGCGTTTACATTAACTCTTGCAATGTTTGTCGGTAAAATGATTACTCACTTATTTTCTCCGGCTGCGCTTGACACCATTGGTGGTATTATCTTTGTATTGTTGGGCATGTGGATTTTGTATCAATTTTTTCGTCCTGAAGATGAGGAAACAGCAAAGTTGGAAGAAAAGATTATTTTTAAAGTGGAAATAAAATCTATTGGGTTGGTTATTAACATTTTGAAAAAGCCGACGACAGCAGATTTAGATAAATCCGGCTCTATTACGGGAGTTGAAGCGTTAATTTTAGGTATTGCGTTATCGTTGGATGCATTTGGAGCTGGAATAGCAGCAGCTTTATTAGGCTATTCTCCAATTATATTGGCCATTGCCGTAGCAGCAATGAGTTTTATTTTTCTTACATTAGGAATTCAAATTGGAAAATGGTTTTCTAAATTAGCTTGGATGAGGATGTTTTCATTTGTACCAGGTGTTGTATTGATTTTAATGGGGATATTTAGATTATAA
- the mutM gene encoding DNA-formamidopyrimidine glycosylase has product MPELPEVETVRRTLIHLVKGKTIDEVKVTWSNIIKRPVDVEQFCDALKGQTILDVHRRGKFLKIILDDYVLVSHLRMEGKYALAEKDEPIDKHTHVIFLFTDGTQLRYKDVRKFGTMHLFQPGEEESSLPLSILGPEPFEALFTAEVLKKRIGRTTRKIKAVLLDQQVVVGLGNIYVDEALFRARIHPERVASELTDEELDRLHKEIVATLQEAVEKGGSTIRSYVNTQGEMGMFQLQLYVYGKKDQPCAICGTPIRKYVVAGRGTHICPSCQKLEE; this is encoded by the coding sequence GTGCCGGAATTACCAGAGGTTGAAACGGTTCGCCGCACGCTCATTCATTTAGTAAAAGGAAAAACAATTGATGAAGTAAAAGTAACTTGGTCAAATATCATTAAGCGACCAGTTGATGTTGAACAGTTTTGTGACGCACTAAAGGGACAGACGATTCTAGATGTACACCGTCGAGGTAAATTTTTGAAAATTATCTTAGATGACTACGTATTGGTTTCTCATCTCCGAATGGAAGGGAAGTACGCTCTTGCTGAAAAGGATGAACCGATTGATAAGCATACGCATGTTATCTTTTTGTTTACCGATGGTACGCAGTTAAGGTACAAAGATGTACGGAAATTTGGGACTATGCATTTATTTCAGCCAGGAGAAGAAGAATCATCACTACCCCTAAGTATACTTGGTCCAGAGCCTTTTGAAGCGCTGTTTACAGCTGAAGTTCTAAAAAAACGAATCGGTCGAACGACCCGAAAAATTAAGGCGGTCTTATTAGATCAACAAGTGGTCGTTGGTCTTGGAAATATTTATGTGGATGAAGCACTGTTTCGAGCTCGTATACATCCTGAACGTGTAGCAAGCGAGCTCACCGATGAAGAGCTGGACCGTTTGCATAAAGAAATAGTAGCAACTCTACAGGAAGCGGTTGAAAAAGGCGGAAGCACCATTCGGTCCTACGTAAACACTCAAGGAGAGATGGGAATGTTTCAGCTTCAGCTTTATGTTTATGGGAAAAAAGACCAACCTTGTGCTATATGTGGCACCCCGATTAGAAAATATGTAGTAGCGGGAAGAGGTACGCATATTTGTCCAAGTTGCCAGAAGCTTGAAGAATAA
- the polA gene encoding DNA polymerase I codes for MSKKLVLIDGNSIAYRAFFALPLLNNDKGIHTNAIYGFTTMLMRILEEEKPTHLLVAFDAGKTTFRHKTFTEYKGGRQKTPPELSEQFPFIRDLLDAYGIKRYELENYEADDIIGTLATQAEKENFEVKVISGDKDLLQLVSEHITVGITRKGITDVDAYTPALIDEKYGIKAMQIIDMKGLMGDSSDNIPGVPGVGEKTALKLLKEFGTVENVLESIDQVSGKKLKEKLSDNKEQALMSKELATIDTNAPIEVSLESVLYEGENSEKLLALFKELGFNSLLDKFGGDSEDSNSFEELEHKIVQSVDKNILTKDAALVVEGYEENYHRDQLLGFGISNENGHFFIEKSVALESSEFVNWLQDASMKKTVFDGKRMVVAMRWEGYEIKGIEQDIMIASYILNPAEANDDLATIAKLKGYTQVNSDEAVYGKGAKKSVPEVDELAEHVARKAAALRFLKEKLLTELKENEQYDLYEQLEMPLSFVLADMEYQGVKIDHNRLDELGKTIHERLKELEATIYSYAGEEFNINSTKQLGVILFEKLELPVIKKTKTGYSTSADVLEQLANKHEIIQEILEYRQLGKLQSTYVEGLKKVIHSDEKVHTRFNQTLTQTGRLSSVDPNLQNIPIRLEEGKKIRSAFVPSQKDWVIFAADYSQIELRVLAHIAADEKLIEAFTEDLDVHTKTAMDVFHVAKEDVTSNMRRQAKAVNFGIVYGISDYGLSQNLGITRKEAAKFIERYLESFPGVQEYMADIIRQAKETGYVTTLLHRRRYLPEITSRNFNLRSFAERTAMNTPIQGTAADIIKKAMLEMAKRLKEENLETKLLLQVHDELIFEAPKHEIEILERIVPEVMESALKLDVPLKVDYSYGATWFDAK; via the coding sequence ATGTCCAAGAAATTAGTATTAATAGACGGCAATAGTATTGCATATCGTGCATTTTTTGCTCTGCCTTTACTGAATAATGATAAAGGTATACATACAAACGCCATTTACGGATTTACAACGATGTTAATGCGCATTTTAGAAGAGGAGAAACCAACACATCTTCTTGTTGCATTTGATGCTGGCAAAACAACGTTTCGTCATAAAACATTTACAGAGTATAAAGGTGGAAGACAAAAAACGCCGCCTGAGTTATCAGAGCAATTTCCATTTATTCGAGACTTGCTAGATGCTTACGGAATTAAGCGCTATGAGCTAGAGAATTACGAAGCCGATGACATTATCGGTACATTGGCAACACAAGCTGAAAAAGAGAACTTTGAAGTGAAAGTAATTTCAGGTGATAAAGATTTACTTCAGCTTGTTTCAGAACACATAACAGTCGGTATCACGCGAAAAGGCATTACAGATGTTGATGCCTATACTCCAGCTTTAATTGATGAGAAGTATGGAATTAAGGCTATGCAAATAATTGATATGAAGGGGCTTATGGGGGACTCTTCTGACAACATTCCGGGTGTTCCTGGAGTTGGAGAAAAGACGGCTCTGAAATTGTTAAAAGAGTTTGGTACAGTTGAAAACGTCTTGGAATCGATCGATCAAGTAAGTGGTAAAAAATTAAAAGAAAAGCTATCGGATAACAAAGAGCAGGCACTCATGAGCAAAGAGCTTGCTACAATCGACACAAACGCACCCATTGAAGTGAGCTTGGAAAGCGTTTTGTATGAAGGTGAAAATAGTGAAAAGCTTCTAGCATTATTTAAAGAGCTCGGCTTTAATTCCTTGTTAGATAAATTTGGTGGCGATTCAGAGGATAGCAATTCTTTTGAAGAGCTTGAACATAAGATAGTGCAAAGTGTAGACAAAAATATACTAACCAAAGACGCTGCGCTTGTTGTGGAAGGGTATGAAGAGAATTATCATCGTGATCAGCTGTTAGGCTTTGGTATTAGCAATGAAAACGGCCACTTTTTCATTGAAAAATCAGTAGCCTTAGAGTCTTCTGAATTTGTAAACTGGCTGCAGGATGCATCAATGAAAAAGACCGTATTTGATGGAAAAAGAATGGTTGTCGCGATGCGTTGGGAAGGCTATGAGATTAAAGGAATTGAACAAGATATCATGATTGCTTCCTATATCTTAAACCCTGCGGAAGCCAACGATGATTTAGCTACAATTGCTAAGTTAAAAGGCTATACGCAAGTAAACTCTGATGAAGCAGTATATGGAAAAGGTGCAAAGAAATCTGTACCTGAAGTAGATGAATTAGCAGAACATGTTGCTAGAAAAGCTGCAGCGCTTCGATTTTTAAAAGAAAAGCTGCTAACAGAGCTAAAAGAAAATGAGCAATATGACTTATATGAACAGCTTGAGATGCCCCTGTCATTTGTATTAGCTGACATGGAATATCAAGGAGTGAAAATTGACCACAACCGACTAGATGAGTTAGGGAAAACTATTCATGAGCGCTTGAAGGAATTAGAAGCTACTATTTATAGTTACGCTGGAGAAGAATTTAACATTAATTCAACGAAGCAGCTGGGAGTTATATTGTTTGAAAAGCTTGAGCTTCCCGTTATTAAAAAGACAAAAACGGGCTATTCTACTTCTGCAGATGTGTTGGAACAGTTGGCTAATAAGCATGAAATTATCCAAGAAATCTTAGAATACCGTCAGCTTGGTAAGCTTCAGTCTACATATGTGGAAGGGCTAAAGAAAGTCATTCATTCTGATGAAAAAGTTCATACGCGTTTTAATCAAACGTTAACGCAAACAGGACGGTTAAGTTCAGTTGATCCTAATTTGCAAAATATCCCTATCCGCTTGGAAGAAGGGAAAAAAATACGTTCAGCTTTTGTTCCTTCTCAGAAAGATTGGGTAATCTTTGCCGCCGATTATTCTCAAATCGAGCTGCGTGTCTTAGCACATATTGCAGCGGATGAAAAACTAATTGAGGCATTTACAGAAGATCTAGATGTTCATACGAAAACGGCTATGGATGTGTTCCACGTAGCAAAAGAAGATGTGACGTCGAATATGAGACGTCAAGCAAAAGCGGTTAACTTCGGGATAGTGTATGGCATTAGTGATTATGGGTTATCACAGAATCTCGGTATTACGCGAAAAGAAGCAGCAAAGTTTATTGAGCGCTACTTAGAAAGTTTTCCTGGAGTTCAAGAATATATGGCAGACATTATACGTCAAGCGAAAGAAACAGGCTATGTAACGACTTTATTGCACCGTCGTCGCTACCTACCTGAGATTACAAGCCGCAACTTCAATCTCAGAAGTTTTGCTGAGAGAACGGCTATGAACACACCTATTCAAGGAACAGCTGCTGATATTATCAAAAAAGCAATGCTCGAGATGGCTAAGCGATTAAAAGAAGAAAATTTAGAAACCAAGCTTCTTCTTCAAGTACATGATGAGCTTATCTTTGAAGCACCGAAACATGAAATTGAAATTCTTGAACGCATTGTTCCAGAAGTAATGGAAAGCGCACTGAAATTAGATGTACCTTTAAAGGTAGATTATTCATACGGTGCTACTTGGTTTGATGCTAAGTAA